From Desulfovibrio oxyclinae DSM 11498, the proteins below share one genomic window:
- a CDS encoding GGDEF domain-containing protein, producing the protein MPKTIAQLDLSRIFSLFKRFESNHIPYPTAGGDFQCLCASQLAALAICNAPLDIEQALKPHVKKVRPADLVESHLTEGSQLPELFVVEDGRRPVGWTNLKRVLVNTLLWSSPRLDEVFSPHKGVIVSETDSVYEAHRKLLMNHAESAIVTGGRYVRGIILDRDISKLVQDGRDIWNLKIRKAMREVPVLGSWVLLKDAYTACMRNDTDRVIVSDADGTPMGTATLGDIVNALGIRAQIPQNADGESITSPGLYEAAFMDTVLSQSMQTGIIGLNDRLRVVYYNATLQHLLDKSNRIRVGADVEAISRCCGSSRHKVLTMIERARNGDEQIFTSWREQNGSQRLMQCRINAVRITHRTIGYVLAVQDITSRHNTETNIRKLAYYDSLTSLPNRHLFEERFVSELNKAQRHGTKLAVMMMDLNGFKDINDRFGHFAGDTLLREQGLRMLDTVRESDTVARFGGDEFMFLFPEVTDRGSAEKVAAKLMRAVEQPVVLGEERVTISASIGTAIYPDDGVDFRTLMDRADSEMYFNKRSN; encoded by the coding sequence ATGCCGAAGACGATCGCGCAGCTCGATCTCAGTAGAATATTTTCGCTTTTCAAGCGGTTTGAGTCCAACCACATTCCCTATCCTACCGCCGGGGGAGACTTTCAGTGCCTGTGCGCATCCCAATTGGCAGCGCTGGCAATCTGCAATGCGCCGCTGGACATTGAGCAGGCCCTCAAGCCTCATGTGAAAAAAGTCCGGCCGGCCGACCTGGTGGAGAGCCATCTCACGGAAGGATCCCAGTTGCCCGAACTGTTCGTGGTGGAAGACGGCCGACGCCCCGTGGGCTGGACAAACCTGAAACGCGTGCTCGTGAACACGCTACTGTGGTCAAGTCCCCGTCTTGATGAAGTTTTCTCGCCCCATAAGGGGGTCATCGTTTCGGAAACGGATTCTGTCTACGAGGCACATCGCAAGCTGCTCATGAACCATGCCGAAAGCGCCATCGTAACCGGTGGCCGTTACGTGCGGGGGATCATATTGGATCGCGACATCAGCAAGCTGGTGCAGGACGGAAGGGACATCTGGAATCTCAAGATTCGCAAGGCCATGCGCGAGGTTCCCGTACTGGGATCGTGGGTGCTGCTCAAGGATGCCTATACCGCCTGCATGAGAAACGACACCGACAGGGTTATCGTCAGCGACGCCGACGGCACCCCTATGGGCACAGCCACACTGGGTGACATCGTGAACGCTCTCGGCATCCGCGCCCAGATTCCGCAAAATGCGGACGGCGAATCCATCACCAGCCCGGGCCTTTATGAAGCGGCATTCATGGACACCGTACTGAGCCAATCCATGCAAACCGGAATAATCGGACTCAACGACCGGCTTCGCGTGGTGTACTACAATGCGACACTGCAACACCTGTTGGACAAGTCCAACCGCATCCGGGTCGGGGCCGACGTGGAGGCGATATCCCGATGCTGCGGCAGTTCAAGGCACAAGGTCTTGACCATGATCGAACGGGCAAGAAACGGCGATGAGCAGATATTCACCTCGTGGCGCGAGCAGAACGGAAGCCAGCGGCTCATGCAGTGCCGAATAAACGCGGTTCGGATAACCCACCGGACCATAGGGTACGTGCTTGCGGTCCAGGACATCACTTCACGGCACAACACGGAAACAAACATCAGAAAGTTGGCATATTACGACAGCCTGACCAGTCTGCCGAACAGGCATCTTTTCGAGGAACGGTTCGTTTCCGAGCTGAACAAGGCCCAGCGTCACGGAACCAAGCTGGCGGTGATGATGATGGACCTGAACGGATTCAAGGATATCAATGACCGGTTCGGACACTTCGCAGGCGACACGCTGTTGCGTGAACAGGGATTGCGGATGCTGGACACCGTTCGCGAGTCCGACACCGTAGCCCGCTTCGGCGGTGACGAGTTCATGTTCCTTTTCCCGGAAGTCACGGACAGGGGGAGCGCGGAAAAGGTCGCGGCAAAACTGATGAGAGCCGTGGAGCAGCCCGTGGTGCTTGGCGAGGAAAGGGTCACCATCAGCGCCTCGATAGGCACAGCGATTTACCCGGATGACGGAGTGGATTTCCGCACGCTCATGGACCGTGCGGACTCGGAGATGTATTTCAACAAGCGCTCCAACTGA
- a CDS encoding PilZ domain-containing protein codes for MKDKVGDERRAYPRLEVSIPAVSCVNIPDRGVHSLPVTIKDISKGGMRISFHNLDMGFADRLSGVSYFEVVFTIPETYQTVSFYCRKTWSNVSNGVSMGGGFDTSDSRPIEMLANYMEG; via the coding sequence ATGAAGGACAAAGTGGGCGACGAAAGACGGGCGTATCCAAGGTTGGAAGTGTCAATTCCTGCGGTATCCTGTGTAAATATCCCCGACAGGGGAGTGCACAGTCTGCCGGTCACCATCAAGGATATTTCCAAGGGGGGCATGAGAATTTCCTTTCATAACCTCGATATGGGGTTTGCGGACAGGCTGTCGGGCGTATCGTATTTTGAAGTGGTGTTCACCATTCCGGAGACCTATCAGACAGTCTCCTTCTACTGCCGAAAGACATGGAGCAACGTGTCCAACGGCGTAAGCATGGGCGGAGGATTCGACACCTCCGACTCAAGGCCGATCGAAATGCTGGCAAACTATATGGAAGGGTGA
- a CDS encoding acyltransferase family protein, producing the protein MSTMSVECKGELSVREMTSAVNSVLRITATVLVFVFHCNALYGLGSDRPLFYAFSFFLFLSGFYAASARSNPVGWLMRRLRRIYIPYWIVVVGVVAANMMYGYKDVGVFEIGVLLAGGNLFIDNSLYVIAWFVSAILCFYLYVFVIAVLRSVVLRVGVTVVWAWFLLVFDIPPYFFVAFALGFLLRRLMASTGLDKESFRSGGAFHASLSTSSGLLFTVQNYSYEFFLLHGGVLILFTKVFHAGYAVSFLAGFLLTAAGAVLLKRLSNRIDELVVSLAS; encoded by the coding sequence ATGTCCACTATGAGTGTTGAATGCAAGGGAGAGCTTTCTGTGCGTGAAATGACCTCCGCAGTGAATTCCGTGTTGCGGATCACGGCCACCGTGCTGGTGTTCGTGTTCCATTGCAATGCGCTCTACGGCCTTGGCAGTGACAGGCCGCTCTTCTATGCGTTTTCCTTTTTCCTCTTTTTGTCAGGATTCTATGCGGCTTCCGCGCGCAGCAACCCGGTCGGATGGCTCATGCGCAGGCTTCGCCGCATCTACATTCCGTACTGGATCGTGGTAGTGGGAGTCGTGGCCGCCAATATGATGTACGGATACAAGGACGTCGGTGTGTTCGAGATTGGCGTGCTCCTGGCCGGGGGCAACCTGTTCATCGACAACAGTCTGTACGTCATCGCGTGGTTCGTCTCCGCCATCCTCTGCTTCTATCTCTATGTTTTCGTCATCGCCGTTCTCAGAAGCGTTGTGTTGCGTGTAGGCGTAACCGTCGTGTGGGCGTGGTTTCTGCTTGTTTTCGACATTCCACCGTATTTCTTCGTGGCCTTTGCGCTTGGGTTCCTGTTGCGACGCCTGATGGCGAGTACCGGGTTGGACAAGGAGAGTTTTCGTTCGGGCGGAGCATTTCACGCATCTCTCAGCACTTCTTCGGGGCTGCTGTTTACGGTGCAGAATTATTCTTATGAATTCTTCCTTCTGCACGGCGGGGTGCTGATACTGTTCACCAAGGTTTTTCACGCCGGATACGCCGTTTCCTTTCTTGCCGGGTTTCTTCTCACAGCAGCCGGGGCCGTCCTGCTGAAACGTCTGTCCAACCGTATCGACGAGCTTGTCGTCAGTCTTGCCTCCTGA
- a CDS encoding sigma-54-dependent transcriptional regulator, with translation MGRILVIDDDPSIRRLVSHWSESMGHICEAFGSITSGIKHIRQYPVDIVFLDVMLPEGNGVDHVPMVLEANPECAIVILSGHSDPRCIEKAFDSGVQDYILKPIEKGRLYEVIDSLLRQKDKAAIRPAIEHSGIIGESSRLNRCIEQMGLAARMEGNLLITGETGTGKELFARALHRNSARAENRYVVVDCTNLPDNLAESLLFGHDRGAFTGADRTKKGLFEHAHKGTLFLDEIGDLSLNVQKSLLRVLQEKTFRPLSSSKEVNVDFRLVAATNCNLYEMVEKGLFRRDLYYRLKTFSIELPPLRSRNGDIKLLAKNYVKSICKELGRKPLKIGSSFMEALYYYEWPGNVREFVNVIRVSVYKAVYEDELTFFHLPQNLRSRKVVVEAEDKGGMIAGMPQAEMVADEAPEAAESGDNGNGNGNGNIGGWNGEVESLELQALPVDNAPDFPDLKHYRKNAINQVEETYLRHLAVVSENSVKKACRISGLSRTRLYELLQKHNLSLRA, from the coding sequence TTGGGTCGCATCCTTGTAATCGACGATGACCCGTCGATCAGACGACTCGTTTCACACTGGTCTGAATCGATGGGACACATCTGTGAGGCTTTCGGTTCCATTACCTCGGGGATCAAACATATCCGTCAATATCCGGTGGATATCGTGTTTCTCGACGTGATGCTTCCGGAGGGGAACGGAGTGGATCACGTTCCCATGGTTTTGGAGGCCAACCCCGAGTGCGCCATCGTGATTCTCAGCGGTCACTCCGACCCGCGGTGTATCGAGAAGGCGTTCGACTCTGGGGTGCAGGACTACATTCTCAAACCCATTGAGAAAGGGCGGCTCTATGAAGTCATAGACAGCCTGCTCCGCCAGAAGGATAAAGCCGCCATTCGTCCGGCCATTGAGCACAGCGGCATTATCGGTGAAAGCAGCAGGCTCAACCGCTGCATCGAGCAGATGGGGCTTGCCGCCCGTATGGAAGGCAACCTGCTCATTACCGGTGAAACCGGAACGGGCAAGGAACTTTTCGCCCGGGCTCTGCATCGCAACAGCGCACGTGCGGAAAACCGCTACGTGGTGGTGGACTGCACCAATCTGCCGGACAATCTGGCCGAAAGCCTGCTCTTCGGTCATGACAGGGGCGCTTTTACCGGCGCGGACAGGACCAAGAAAGGCCTTTTCGAACATGCTCACAAGGGCACCCTTTTCCTTGATGAGATCGGTGACCTGTCCCTGAATGTTCAGAAGTCCCTTCTGCGGGTGCTTCAGGAGAAGACGTTCCGTCCTCTCAGTTCCTCGAAAGAGGTCAATGTGGACTTCCGTCTTGTGGCTGCAACGAACTGTAATCTTTATGAAATGGTTGAGAAGGGCCTGTTCAGGCGTGACCTGTATTACAGACTCAAGACGTTTTCCATAGAGCTTCCGCCGCTTCGCAGCCGAAACGGCGACATCAAACTGCTTGCCAAGAATTACGTCAAGAGTATCTGCAAGGAGCTTGGCAGGAAGCCGCTCAAGATAGGCAGTTCCTTCATGGAGGCCCTTTACTACTATGAGTGGCCGGGGAACGTGCGTGAATTCGTGAATGTGATTCGCGTCTCGGTCTACAAGGCAGTCTATGAGGATGAACTGACGTTCTTCCATCTGCCGCAGAACCTGCGGTCAAGAAAGGTTGTCGTGGAGGCGGAAGACAAGGGCGGCATGATTGCCGGGATGCCTCAGGCCGAGATGGTCGCCGATGAAGCTCCGGAAGCTGCCGAATCCGGTGACAACGGCAACGGCAACGGTAACGGAAACATCGGCGGTTGGAATGGCGAGGTCGAAAGCCTTGAACTGCAGGCCTTGCCGGTGGATAACGCTCCGGATTTTCCGGATTTGAAGCATTACAGGAAAAACGCCATCAACCAGGTGGAGGAAACCTACCTCAGGCACCTTGCGGTGGTGAGCGAAAACTCGGTGAAGAAGGCCTGCCGCATCTCGGGACTTTCGCGGACAAGGCTTTATGAGCTTTTGCAGAAGCACAATCTGTCGCTTCGGGCGTAA
- a CDS encoding acyltransferase family protein, whose product MSPSDVKTGYNPFVQYVKLLFLALVVWGHVYHGSRGVIMYNFWIPVDTGLCFFAITSGFFIARRYPPGADMRIYWRNKVRRLFVVYLIVNLFLAALFVVQGRPDILGWHSLVSWLGMSGFLNWFHINNQSPFGLGVWFLTLLLIFYVLFPLFNGMLTHPGVLDTLLVGGFAATLILPETNPYGVALWSTAYGYVVGIYMARRGLQLRPGVGVALLAAGVLAGVVIKGLSLGYGAYGVISLLGAGIALFVLGTAKSYRMPWLDAVGDVLLPVYIIHQYFQVTWWDSPVVNGLFALTASFLVGKGLAVAGKKCGELLDGIGTGRASVRP is encoded by the coding sequence ATGAGCCCGAGCGACGTCAAGACCGGTTACAATCCGTTTGTCCAGTACGTGAAGCTGCTGTTTCTGGCGCTTGTCGTCTGGGGCCATGTCTATCACGGGTCACGCGGGGTCATCATGTATAACTTCTGGATACCGGTGGATACGGGCCTGTGCTTCTTCGCCATCACCTCCGGTTTTTTCATAGCGCGGCGGTACCCGCCCGGTGCGGATATGCGAATATACTGGAGAAACAAGGTGCGGCGACTGTTCGTGGTATATCTGATCGTGAACCTCTTTCTTGCCGCCCTGTTTGTGGTGCAGGGGCGACCGGATATTCTGGGCTGGCATTCGCTGGTAAGCTGGCTGGGCATGAGCGGTTTTCTGAACTGGTTTCACATCAACAATCAGAGTCCTTTCGGTCTCGGAGTGTGGTTCCTGACGCTGCTCCTTATTTTCTATGTGCTCTTTCCGCTGTTCAATGGAATGCTGACCCACCCCGGTGTCCTCGACACGCTGCTGGTGGGAGGTTTTGCGGCCACGCTCATCCTTCCGGAGACCAATCCCTACGGGGTTGCTCTATGGTCAACCGCGTACGGGTACGTTGTCGGTATCTACATGGCCCGAAGGGGGCTGCAACTCCGGCCGGGAGTCGGGGTTGCTTTGCTTGCAGCGGGGGTGCTTGCGGGAGTTGTGATCAAGGGGCTGTCGCTCGGATACGGAGCGTATGGGGTCATAAGTCTGCTCGGTGCAGGGATCGCACTGTTCGTGCTCGGAACCGCAAAGAGCTATCGTATGCCCTGGCTTGACGCCGTCGGCGATGTGTTGCTGCCTGTTTATATCATTCACCAGTATTTTCAGGTGACTTGGTGGGACAGTCCCGTGGTGAACGGTCTCTTTGCACTCACGGCGAGTTTTCTGGTCGGCAAGGGACTGGCTGTTGCCGGGAAAAAGTGCGGTGAGTTGCTGGATGGGATCGGTACCGGCCGGGCTTCCGTCCGTCCCTGA